A part of Bremerella cremea genomic DNA contains:
- a CDS encoding redoxin domain-containing protein, with amino-acid sequence MRWGLLLIVLGLCGTTTGTVEAAETEPWNDPFWSLLHEPAAIAELQLNADQQQAFHALRDDLDLRFFPLRNQTKEVATAGTLKIIAEAREKLSDLLEPQQFQRYQELVLQRLGNDAFLHPLVVDRLKYNAAQQAKLEKISAETNEAAAALRQAVADQTKDRTAAQQEYTKLLERQQKKLLGVLTPIQQSALRKVVGQPFTGLKTSQPHFRAPDFSTAGEWLNSSPLSLKELRGKVVVVHFYAFGCINCIRNYPWYLEWSEKFKDQEVVIVGIHTPETNAEQNSASVRRKATEAKFRFPILIDAKKENWNAWGNSMWPCVYVIDKQGYLREQWAGELKWQGNDGEKYMRSKIEALLTE; translated from the coding sequence ATGCGTTGGGGATTGCTTTTAATTGTTTTGGGCCTTTGCGGCACCACAACTGGCACGGTCGAAGCTGCGGAAACGGAACCCTGGAACGATCCTTTTTGGTCGCTGCTGCACGAGCCGGCGGCGATTGCAGAATTGCAATTAAACGCCGACCAGCAGCAAGCGTTTCATGCCCTGCGAGACGATCTCGACCTGCGTTTCTTTCCGCTCCGCAATCAAACGAAAGAAGTCGCCACCGCTGGCACGCTTAAAATCATCGCAGAAGCACGCGAGAAGTTGTCAGACTTGCTCGAACCGCAACAGTTCCAACGTTACCAGGAATTGGTTTTACAGCGGCTTGGCAACGACGCATTTCTGCATCCCTTGGTCGTCGACCGGCTGAAGTACAACGCTGCCCAGCAGGCCAAGCTCGAAAAGATCAGCGCTGAAACCAACGAAGCCGCCGCAGCGTTGCGTCAAGCGGTAGCGGACCAAACCAAAGACCGCACAGCCGCCCAGCAAGAGTACACCAAGCTGCTGGAACGCCAGCAAAAGAAGCTGTTGGGGGTTCTCACTCCCATTCAGCAATCCGCGCTGCGTAAGGTCGTCGGGCAACCTTTTACCGGCCTAAAAACGAGCCAACCTCACTTTCGCGCCCCCGACTTTAGCACCGCAGGAGAATGGCTCAACTCTTCGCCTCTCTCGCTTAAAGAACTGCGTGGCAAAGTGGTGGTCGTCCACTTCTACGCGTTCGGCTGCATCAACTGCATTCGCAACTACCCTTGGTACCTGGAATGGAGCGAGAAGTTTAAAGACCAAGAGGTCGTCATCGTCGGCATTCACACCCCGGAAACCAACGCCGAACAAAACAGCGCCTCGGTCCGCCGCAAAGCGACCGAAGCCAAGTTCCGCTTTCCGATTCTGATCGACGCCAAGAAAGAAAACTGGAACGCCTGGGGCAACTCGATGTGGCCCTGCGTCTACGTGATCGACAAACAAGGCTACCTCCGCGAACAATGGGCCGGCGAACTAAAATGGCAAGGCAACGACGGCGAGAAGTACATGCGTTCGAAGATCGAAGCGCTGCTAACCGAATAG
- a CDS encoding carboxypeptidase regulatory-like domain-containing protein, with the protein MRSPMQLLFLCLTVSLCSLGCSTNEHEYFAKSTVPVTGKVTVDGVAPGSPIVIKCHPEGGLDTEHPSVTQALTTPEGTFNLSTYEEGDGIPAGKYQVTFFWGKFNPISGSYGGPDKLKNRYAKPDKTPITLEVTGNEPIDMGVIALTTK; encoded by the coding sequence ATGCGTTCGCCCATGCAGTTGCTTTTCTTGTGCTTGACGGTATCGCTGTGCTCCCTTGGGTGTAGCACGAACGAGCACGAGTACTTCGCCAAGTCGACCGTCCCGGTTACCGGCAAGGTAACCGTCGACGGCGTGGCCCCTGGCAGCCCGATCGTTATTAAATGTCATCCCGAAGGTGGCCTCGATACCGAGCATCCTTCGGTCACCCAAGCCCTGACCACCCCGGAAGGAACCTTCAACCTTTCCACCTACGAAGAAGGAGACGGGATCCCTGCCGGTAAATACCAAGTCACTTTCTTTTGGGGAAAGTTCAATCCGATCTCAGGCAGCTATGGCGGTCCCGACAAACTAAAAAACCGCTACGCCAAGCCTGACAAAACCCCAATCACGTTAGAAGTCACCGGCAACGAACCGATTGATATGGGAGTGATCGCCTTAACAACAAAGTAG
- a CDS encoding DUF1559 domain-containing protein, giving the protein MSYRAQRVSTDRKQAFTLVELLVVIAIIGVLVSLLLPAVQQAREAARRMQCSNNCKQLGLAFHNYHDTFRSFPFSWNFTTDMNASSWGTQLLPFMEQGNLADRIDPKVPSFNEAASMGFPSASVTSNLAAIATPVEMFMCPSATEAETHEYKIPQGAMASGIPPMDLTWKASRSDYIVTSGVFGDFSTLAYSGVGQSDRSGALTNTGYGAASKASRMADILDGTSNTFLVGERLGGSNVYKKRQIDPTLTSQLGSTQGGAWADVLNGEHWVAGSLYDGSYTSSGGPCPINCSNMRSHGFFSFHPGGAEFLMGDGSVQFVSSNVSAHTFASQITAKNGEVIANN; this is encoded by the coding sequence ATGAGTTACCGAGCGCAACGTGTTTCCACAGATCGGAAACAGGCCTTTACGTTGGTCGAATTACTGGTGGTCATTGCGATCATCGGGGTGTTAGTCTCGCTGCTTTTACCGGCGGTGCAACAAGCCCGCGAGGCGGCGCGGCGGATGCAATGTTCTAACAATTGCAAGCAGTTAGGTCTGGCTTTTCACAACTACCACGATACGTTCCGCAGCTTCCCGTTCAGTTGGAACTTTACCACCGACATGAACGCCTCGAGTTGGGGAACCCAACTGCTGCCGTTTATGGAACAAGGCAACCTGGCAGACCGCATTGATCCCAAGGTTCCTTCGTTCAACGAAGCGGCATCAATGGGCTTTCCGTCTGCCTCGGTCACCTCGAACCTGGCGGCCATTGCCACCCCGGTCGAAATGTTCATGTGCCCTTCGGCCACCGAAGCCGAAACGCACGAGTACAAAATTCCTCAAGGGGCGATGGCCAGCGGCATTCCGCCGATGGATTTAACCTGGAAAGCATCGCGGAGCGATTACATCGTCACATCAGGCGTTTTCGGCGATTTCAGCACACTGGCCTACTCAGGCGTCGGCCAAAGCGACCGTAGCGGAGCCCTGACCAACACCGGCTACGGAGCCGCTAGTAAAGCTTCGCGGATGGCCGATATCTTAGACGGCACCTCGAACACATTCCTGGTTGGCGAACGGCTTGGAGGCTCGAATGTTTACAAGAAACGCCAGATCGACCCGACGCTGACCTCGCAACTGGGGTCGACGCAAGGGGGAGCCTGGGCAGACGTTCTCAATGGCGAGCATTGGGTGGCCGGTTCGTTGTACGACGGTTCGTACACTTCCAGTGGTGGCCCGTGCCCGATCAACTGTTCGAACATGCGCTCGCACGGGTTCTTTTCGTTTCACCCCGGCGGGGCGGAATTCTTAATGGGGGATGGCTCGGTTCAGTTCGTTTCGTCGAACGTCTCGGCCCACACGTTTGCTTCGCAAATCACCGCTAAAAACGGTGAAGTCATTGCCAACAACTAG
- a CDS encoding antibiotic biosynthesis monooxygenase family protein, with the protein MPEFKELNESTSLAQQLQATVDGPVVLINVFTVDAADEEALIEAWKHDADFMREQPGYISTQMHKGIGGSPTFVNYAIWENVESFRNAFLNPEFQKRIADYPASAVASPHLFTKMTVPGHCVG; encoded by the coding sequence GTGCCAGAATTCAAAGAACTCAACGAAAGCACTTCTCTTGCCCAACAATTGCAAGCGACCGTCGATGGTCCGGTAGTGCTGATAAACGTATTTACGGTCGATGCTGCCGATGAAGAGGCATTGATCGAGGCGTGGAAGCATGATGCTGACTTTATGCGGGAGCAACCGGGATACATCTCAACGCAAATGCACAAGGGAATCGGTGGCAGCCCAACATTTGTCAACTACGCGATTTGGGAAAACGTTGAGAGCTTTCGCAACGCGTTTCTTAACCCAGAATTCCAAAAACGAATCGCAGACTATCCCGCCAGCGCGGTAGCATCACCCCATCTGTTCACAAAAATGACCGTGCCGGGACACTGTGTTGGTTGA
- a CDS encoding MarR family winged helix-turn-helix transcriptional regulator, giving the protein MKKNGERFTELVLEVFKLNGLLLAEGDRIAGEYELSSARWKVLGSVAISGRPMTVAQIGRHMGQARQSVQRIANEMAESGYFTWEDNPSDKRAMLLKLTAKGKRVYKQLEAEQAQWANEAASGLPPDELDSALKVLRRLSDQFGT; this is encoded by the coding sequence ATGAAGAAAAATGGCGAGCGGTTTACCGAGTTGGTGCTTGAGGTATTCAAACTCAACGGATTGCTGTTGGCTGAGGGGGATCGCATTGCCGGAGAATACGAGCTGTCCAGCGCACGTTGGAAGGTGCTTGGTTCAGTGGCGATCAGTGGACGCCCGATGACGGTCGCCCAAATCGGACGGCATATGGGGCAGGCCAGGCAAAGCGTTCAGCGTATCGCCAACGAGATGGCGGAAAGCGGTTATTTCACTTGGGAGGATAACCCCAGCGATAAACGGGCGATGCTGTTAAAGCTGACCGCCAAGGGGAAGCGAGTCTACAAGCAGCTTGAAGCGGAGCAAGCACAATGGGCAAACGAAGCCGCAAGCGGATTGCCCCCAGACGAGCTTGATTCCGCACTCAAAGTTTTGCGCCGTCTGAGCGATCAATTTGGCACATGA
- a CDS encoding glutamate decarboxylase, with the protein MTLHSKKSAREIVDDDVYASKDLRRGLPKSQFPQQERDPSHVYSAIHDELMLDGNSRQNLATFCQTWVEDEIHQLMDECLDKNMIDKDEYPQTAEIEARCVRMLADLWNSPANANSVGCSTTGSSEAAMLGGMGMKRRWEAKRKKAGKSIDKPNLITGPVQICWHKFARYWDIELREIPLEGDRLIMTPEEVLKRCDENTIGVVPTLGVTFTCQYEPVQAVAEALDKYEKETGIDIPIHVDGASGGFLAPFCAPEIVWDFRLPRVKSINASGHKFGLSPLGVGWVIWRDEADLPEDLVFWVNYLGGNMRDIALNFSRPGGQVVCQYYNFLRLGKEGYKKIHSACYETAHYLAEEIAKLGPFEIIYGGEMDGGIPALCWKVKEGVNLGFSLYDYADRLRARGWQVPAYSLPANRQDLVVQRILVRHGVSRDLGLLLLGDMKRALEHFESHPVQKSLTEDEASGFHH; encoded by the coding sequence ATGACTTTGCATTCGAAGAAGTCCGCACGGGAGATTGTGGACGACGACGTTTACGCCTCGAAAGATCTGCGGCGGGGACTTCCTAAATCGCAGTTTCCGCAGCAAGAACGCGACCCGTCTCACGTTTATTCGGCGATTCATGACGAGTTGATGCTCGATGGGAACTCGCGGCAAAACCTGGCCACGTTCTGCCAGACGTGGGTCGAAGACGAGATTCATCAGTTGATGGACGAATGTCTCGACAAGAACATGATCGACAAGGACGAGTACCCGCAGACTGCTGAGATCGAGGCCCGCTGCGTACGGATGCTGGCCGATTTGTGGAATTCTCCGGCAAACGCCAATTCGGTCGGCTGCTCGACGACCGGTTCCAGCGAAGCGGCCATGCTGGGTGGCATGGGGATGAAACGTCGCTGGGAAGCGAAACGGAAAAAGGCAGGCAAATCGATCGACAAGCCGAATCTGATTACCGGGCCGGTGCAAATCTGCTGGCACAAGTTTGCCCGCTATTGGGATATCGAACTGCGTGAGATCCCGCTGGAAGGTGACCGGCTGATCATGACGCCAGAGGAAGTGCTGAAGCGATGCGACGAGAACACGATTGGCGTGGTGCCCACGTTGGGCGTGACGTTCACCTGCCAGTACGAACCGGTGCAAGCGGTGGCCGAAGCCCTCGACAAGTACGAAAAAGAAACCGGCATCGACATTCCGATTCATGTCGACGGAGCGAGTGGTGGTTTTCTGGCGCCGTTTTGTGCCCCCGAGATCGTGTGGGACTTTCGCTTGCCGCGGGTCAAATCGATCAATGCCTCTGGCCATAAGTTCGGGCTTTCCCCGTTGGGCGTCGGCTGGGTGATTTGGCGGGACGAAGCCGATTTGCCGGAAGACTTGGTCTTTTGGGTCAACTACTTGGGAGGCAACATGCGCGACATCGCATTGAACTTCTCGCGCCCTGGCGGCCAAGTGGTGTGCCAGTATTACAACTTCCTGCGGCTGGGCAAGGAAGGCTACAAGAAGATCCATTCGGCCTGTTACGAAACGGCCCATTACTTGGCCGAAGAGATCGCCAAGCTGGGACCGTTCGAGATCATCTATGGCGGCGAGATGGATGGCGGCATTCCGGCGCTGTGCTGGAAAGTCAAAGAAGGGGTGAACCTCGGCTTCTCGCTGTACGACTACGCCGACCGCCTCCGCGCTCGCGGCTGGCAAGTTCCCGCTTACAGCCTACCGGCGAACCGCCAAGACCTGGTGGTGCAGCGTATTTTGGTCCGCCACGGCGTCAGCCGCGACTTGGGCTTGCTGCTGCTCGGAGATATGAAGCGCGCCTTAGAGCACTTCGAATCGCACCCGGTTCAGAAGAGCTTGACCGAGGATGAAGCTTCAGGCTTTCATCATTAA
- a CDS encoding HEAT repeat domain-containing protein — translation MNRTPFIFAFSLLVAVSCLVPVQAATLEQSIQALGASEDATRVAAMNHLGSLGSEAAPAVDQLVGLLKDKSPEIRAHAAHALGQIGVSNDETLEGLVELTGSNEPMVRREAVSALFALHPSHQKLLPIFTKMLGDSDPAVRLRLMNAITESGKAAVPGLISALQNEKSALWACLILRQLGPEAADAAPALAKLVADGKGIVRREALLALASMPKAASAYQESIATCLEDSTLVVPATYALGRIGNMPNDVEAKVKANVESKDPMVATMSAWALAFTHPDDEALKKDAIHRLATGIGSSNPIVRAMSSQGLISLQAEPETLKAELQDPLNEAGEPVVSNAVGLLSTMGPAAIDYLLQALKYPSTRYDAIVIIGNLGEKGEPATDALIELIDDDNPRIANEAIVSLGKIGPAAKSATTRLTKSLQEGQGVIAHNSAMALGRIGPAAAAAKSTLLSVMKSESDPALQLTCAWALLQIDPDSETTKQAVLPVLNAAKASKNQVMQKAATEMLGSLNGAK, via the coding sequence GTGAATCGCACACCATTTATTTTTGCTTTCTCGCTTTTGGTAGCGGTAAGTTGTTTGGTCCCCGTTCAAGCAGCCACGCTAGAGCAATCGATTCAGGCCCTGGGTGCTTCTGAAGATGCTACCCGCGTTGCTGCTATGAATCACTTGGGCAGCCTTGGATCGGAAGCCGCCCCTGCGGTCGATCAACTGGTGGGATTGTTGAAAGACAAATCCCCTGAAATTCGTGCGCACGCTGCCCATGCGTTGGGGCAAATCGGCGTGAGTAATGACGAGACCTTGGAAGGCCTTGTCGAGTTGACCGGCTCGAACGAACCCATGGTTCGCCGCGAAGCCGTCTCGGCCTTGTTTGCTTTGCATCCGAGCCACCAAAAGTTGCTCCCGATCTTCACCAAGATGCTGGGCGATAGCGATCCGGCCGTTCGCTTGCGTTTGATGAATGCGATTACCGAGAGCGGCAAGGCTGCCGTGCCTGGTTTGATTTCGGCACTGCAAAACGAAAAGTCTGCCCTCTGGGCTTGTTTGATCTTGCGTCAGTTGGGGCCTGAGGCCGCCGACGCCGCCCCTGCCCTGGCCAAGCTGGTGGCCGACGGGAAAGGTATCGTTCGCCGTGAAGCTTTGCTCGCGCTGGCTTCGATGCCCAAAGCGGCGAGCGCCTATCAGGAATCGATCGCTACCTGCTTAGAAGACAGCACGTTGGTTGTTCCGGCAACGTATGCCTTAGGGCGTATCGGCAACATGCCTAACGATGTCGAAGCAAAGGTGAAAGCGAATGTCGAAAGCAAAGACCCGATGGTTGCCACGATGAGCGCCTGGGCTTTGGCGTTCACTCATCCTGATGACGAAGCCCTCAAGAAGGACGCCATCCATCGCCTGGCAACCGGCATTGGTTCGAGCAATCCCATCGTTCGCGCGATGTCGTCGCAAGGGTTGATCTCGCTGCAGGCCGAGCCAGAGACCTTGAAGGCGGAACTGCAAGATCCGCTGAACGAAGCCGGCGAGCCGGTCGTAAGCAATGCCGTTGGTTTGCTTTCGACCATGGGCCCCGCCGCCATCGACTATCTGCTGCAAGCGTTGAAATACCCGAGCACCCGCTACGACGCCATCGTGATCATCGGCAACCTGGGCGAAAAAGGGGAGCCAGCTACCGATGCATTGATCGAGTTGATCGACGACGACAACCCCCGCATTGCCAACGAAGCGATTGTTTCGCTTGGTAAGATTGGCCCGGCGGCGAAATCCGCAACGACACGTCTGACCAAGTCGCTTCAAGAAGGTCAGGGCGTTATCGCTCACAATTCGGCCATGGCTCTGGGACGCATTGGTCCTGCTGCTGCGGCGGCCAAGTCGACCTTGCTGAGTGTTATGAAGTCTGAGAGCGACCCTGCCCTGCAGTTGACGTGTGCCTGGGCTCTGCTACAGATCGACCCTGATTCAGAAACCACCAAGCAAGCCGTGCTACCGGTACTGAACGCTGCCAAGGCGTCGAAAAATCAGGTCATGCAAAAGGCCGCCACAGAAATGCTCGGCAGCCTCAACGGGGCGAAATAG
- a CDS encoding ribonucleoside-diphosphate reductase subunit alpha, translated as MESKNSAAGMKPASNEQPVGDDVMTTVTTQVSLDVRKRDGRITSFEPARVEQAIERAFRAEIGIPDLQPIELALKQQISEITTNVVNQIENRPFSRDGVDVETIQDAVEIQLMRHGHFSVARRYILYREQHAKLRALRAAEGTGALDAPRIFVKQEDGEKQLFDATRMRRRIYSAVRGLEQNCSAEELVEETYRTLYDGITPQEIYRAMILASRSRIERDPDYDTVAARLMLMVIYNEALGHIHPSDDLSEVCQRKFEDYIEVGIEAKRLSEKLREYDLTKIAAALRPERDAAFPYLGLQTIYDRYLLHVEGRRIETPQYFWMRVAMGLAWNEDDKEARAIEFYNILSTFRFTSATPTLFNAGTLHPQLSSCYLGTVMDDLEHIFKVVGDNAMLSKWAGGLGNDWSNIRATNAHIKGTNGQSQGVIPFLKVVNDTAIAVNQGGKRKGAVCSYLESWHLDIEEFLDLRKNTGDDRRRTHDMHTANWIPDLFMKRVRENGQWTLFSPDEVPDLHDLYGKKFQERYEYYEQQADEGKIRLFRRINAVELWRKMLTRLFETGHPWITWKDPSNVRSPQDHVGVVHSSNLCTEILLNTSKDETAVCNLGSINMVAHVKDGQLDHEKLRETVTTAVRMLDNVIDINYYPTVEAGNSNRKHRPVGLGLMGFQDALYALGVGYASEEAVVFADQSMEAISYYALLASSQLAAERGTYETYQGSKWDRGILPIDSLEILEQERGVAIDIDRSQTMDWQVVRDAIAQHGMRNSNVMAIAPTATISTIIGVAQSIEPAYKNLFVKSNLSGEFPQINRRLVHDLKELGLWDSDMIESLKYYDGGLLEIDRVPDDIKLKYLTAFEVAPQWLIECAARRQKWLDMGQSLNLYMAEPSGKKLHEMYFLAWNKGLKTTYYLRTLSATQVEKSTVDVNRFGIQPRWMKNQSASANIKVDREKAIPADLDQLPEQQPEAKVCNLDGDCESCQ; from the coding sequence ATGGAATCGAAAAACAGCGCAGCCGGCATGAAACCGGCCAGCAACGAGCAACCTGTAGGAGACGATGTCATGACGACAGTGACGACCCAGGTATCTTTGGACGTCCGCAAACGGGATGGCCGGATCACTTCCTTCGAGCCGGCCCGCGTAGAGCAAGCGATCGAGCGAGCTTTCCGCGCCGAAATCGGTATCCCCGATCTTCAGCCGATCGAATTGGCTTTGAAGCAGCAGATCTCCGAGATCACGACGAACGTGGTCAACCAGATCGAGAATCGCCCGTTCAGCCGCGATGGCGTGGATGTGGAAACGATTCAGGACGCCGTCGAAATTCAGTTGATGCGGCATGGTCACTTCTCAGTGGCTCGTCGTTACATCCTGTATCGCGAGCAGCATGCCAAGTTGCGTGCTTTGCGTGCGGCGGAAGGGACCGGCGCGCTAGACGCTCCGCGGATCTTCGTGAAGCAGGAAGATGGCGAGAAGCAACTGTTCGACGCGACTCGCATGCGTCGTCGGATTTACTCGGCCGTGCGTGGCCTAGAGCAAAACTGCTCGGCAGAAGAACTGGTCGAAGAGACCTACCGCACGTTGTACGACGGCATCACGCCGCAGGAAATCTACCGCGCCATGATCTTGGCTTCCCGCAGCCGGATCGAACGCGACCCCGATTACGACACCGTCGCTGCCCGCTTGATGTTGATGGTGATCTACAACGAAGCCCTGGGACACATTCACCCCAGCGACGACTTGTCCGAAGTTTGCCAGCGGAAGTTTGAAGATTACATCGAAGTCGGGATCGAAGCGAAGCGTCTTTCCGAGAAGCTGCGTGAGTACGATCTGACGAAGATCGCCGCTGCCCTGCGTCCGGAACGAGACGCCGCGTTCCCTTACCTGGGTCTGCAAACGATTTACGACCGGTACCTGCTGCACGTTGAAGGTCGCCGCATCGAAACGCCGCAATACTTCTGGATGCGGGTTGCGATGGGCTTGGCCTGGAACGAAGACGACAAAGAAGCACGGGCGATCGAGTTCTACAACATTTTGTCGACCTTCCGCTTCACCTCGGCCACACCTACGCTGTTCAACGCCGGCACGCTGCACCCGCAGCTCAGCTCGTGCTACCTCGGCACGGTGATGGACGACCTGGAGCACATCTTCAAGGTGGTTGGCGACAACGCGATGCTCAGCAAGTGGGCTGGCGGTTTGGGCAACGACTGGTCGAACATTCGGGCCACCAACGCCCACATCAAGGGGACCAACGGCCAAAGCCAGGGCGTGATTCCGTTCCTGAAGGTGGTCAACGATACCGCAATCGCCGTCAACCAAGGTGGCAAGCGTAAGGGTGCGGTTTGCTCGTATCTCGAATCGTGGCACTTGGACATCGAAGAATTCCTCGACCTGCGAAAGAACACCGGGGACGATCGCCGTCGTACGCACGACATGCACACGGCCAACTGGATTCCCGACTTGTTCATGAAGCGAGTTCGCGAGAACGGCCAGTGGACACTGTTCAGCCCAGACGAAGTGCCTGACCTGCACGATCTGTACGGCAAGAAGTTCCAAGAACGTTACGAGTACTACGAGCAGCAAGCCGACGAAGGCAAGATTCGCTTGTTCCGCCGGATCAATGCCGTGGAACTATGGCGGAAGATGCTGACTCGCTTGTTCGAGACCGGCCACCCTTGGATCACCTGGAAAGATCCATCGAACGTTCGTTCCCCTCAAGATCACGTCGGCGTGGTGCACAGCAGCAACCTGTGTACAGAAATTCTGCTGAACACCTCGAAGGATGAAACGGCCGTTTGTAACCTGGGCAGCATCAATATGGTCGCCCACGTGAAAGATGGTCAGCTCGACCACGAGAAGCTGCGAGAAACGGTGACCACCGCGGTTCGTATGCTCGATAACGTGATCGACATCAACTACTACCCGACGGTCGAAGCAGGCAACTCGAACCGCAAGCATCGTCCGGTGGGCTTGGGCCTGATGGGCTTCCAAGACGCCCTGTATGCCTTGGGCGTTGGTTATGCCAGCGAAGAGGCGGTTGTGTTTGCCGACCAGAGTATGGAAGCGATTTCGTACTACGCTCTGCTCGCTTCCAGCCAACTGGCTGCCGAACGGGGCACCTACGAGACCTACCAAGGCTCGAAGTGGGATCGTGGCATTCTGCCGATCGATTCGCTGGAAATCTTGGAGCAAGAACGTGGCGTGGCGATCGATATCGACCGCAGCCAGACGATGGATTGGCAAGTGGTGCGTGACGCGATCGCCCAGCACGGCATGCGTAACAGCAACGTGATGGCCATCGCTCCGACGGCGACCATTTCCACCATCATTGGTGTCGCCCAGTCGATTGAACCGGCCTACAAAAACCTGTTCGTGAAGAGCAACCTTTCCGGCGAGTTCCCGCAGATCAACCGCCGCCTGGTGCACGATCTGAAGGAACTGGGCTTGTGGGATTCCGACATGATCGAATCGCTGAAGTACTACGACGGCGGTTTGCTCGAAATCGATCGTGTCCCTGACGACATCAAGCTGAAGTACCTCACCGCGTTTGAAGTCGCCCCGCAGTGGCTGATCGAATGTGCGGCCCGCCGCCAGAAGTGGTTGGACATGGGGCAGTCGCTCAACTTGTACATGGCCGAGCCAAGTGGCAAGAAGCTGCACGAGATGTACTTCCTGGCCTGGAACAAAGGTTTGAAGACAACCTACTACCTGCGAACGCTGAGTGCGACCCAGGTCGAAAAGTCGACGGTCGACGTTAACCGGTTCGGGATTCAGCCTCGCTGGATGAAGAACCAAAGTGCCTCGGCCAACATCAAGGTCGATCGCGAGAAAGCCATCCCGGCGGACTTGGATCAACTTCCGGAACAACAACCGGAAGCCAAGGTCTGCAACTTGGACGGCGATTGCGAATCGTGCCAATAA
- a CDS encoding ribonucleotide-diphosphate reductase subunit beta: MSTPSLGFNTELTGTKRVRASEKRLINAHQVDVNQLMPLKYHWAWEHYLNGCANHWMPTEVPMTKDIETWRSDKLTEDERKVIMRNLGFFSTAESLVGNNLVLAIFKHVTNAEARQYLLRQAFEEAIHSHTFLYVVESLGLNEGEVFNMYHEVPAITQKDEFEMNLTREVLDPDFRTDSYEGIQTFLKNLIGYYIIMEGIFFYTGFVMVLSFHRRNLMTGIGEQFQYILRDETVHLNFGIDLINGIKEENPEVWTEEFQQSIVDLIKEAVELEINYASDCLPNGILGLNRELFRDYVHHIADRRLERIGLAKQFNQPNNPFPWMSETMDLAKEKNFFETRVTEYQSSSGLSWD; the protein is encoded by the coding sequence ATGTCTACTCCAAGCCTTGGCTTTAATACGGAATTGACCGGAACCAAGCGTGTTCGGGCCAGCGAAAAGCGACTGATCAATGCCCATCAGGTCGACGTCAACCAGTTGATGCCGCTGAAGTATCACTGGGCGTGGGAACACTACCTCAACGGTTGTGCCAACCACTGGATGCCGACCGAAGTTCCGATGACCAAGGACATCGAAACTTGGCGCAGCGACAAGCTGACCGAAGACGAACGCAAGGTCATCATGCGGAACTTGGGTTTCTTCTCGACGGCCGAAAGCCTGGTCGGTAACAACCTGGTTCTGGCGATCTTCAAGCACGTGACCAACGCCGAGGCACGCCAATACCTCTTACGTCAGGCCTTTGAAGAAGCGATCCACTCGCACACCTTCTTGTACGTCGTGGAAAGCCTCGGCTTGAACGAAGGGGAAGTCTTCAACATGTACCACGAGGTCCCGGCGATCACGCAGAAGGACGAGTTCGAGATGAACTTGACCCGCGAAGTGCTCGACCCCGACTTCCGCACCGACTCGTACGAAGGAATTCAAACGTTCCTGAAGAACCTGATCGGTTACTACATCATCATGGAAGGTATTTTCTTCTATACCGGTTTCGTGATGGTGTTGTCGTTCCATCGCCGCAACCTGATGACCGGCATCGGCGAGCAGTTCCAGTACATCTTGCGAGATGAAACGGTTCACCTGAACTTCGGTATCGACCTGATCAACGGCATCAAGGAAGAAAACCCCGAAGTCTGGACCGAAGAATTCCAGCAATCGATCGTCGACCTGATCAAAGAAGCGGTTGAACTGGAAATCAACTACGCCAGCGACTGCCTACCCAACGGCATCCTGGGCCTCAACCGCGAACTATTCCGCGACTACGTCCACCACATCGCCGACCGCCGCCTGGAACGCATCGGCCTGGCCAAACAGTTCAACCAACCGAACAACCCGTTCCCTTGGATGAGCGAAACAATGGACCTGGCCAAAGAAAAGAACTTCTTCGAAACCCGCGTCACCGAATACCAAAGCTCCAGCGGTCTCAGCTGGGACTAA